The Pseudomonadota bacterium genome has a segment encoding these proteins:
- a CDS encoding transposase — protein sequence MKRIPNAVYTKEFREEAVKMVTEGGLSVSEVGRRLSVSSSTIRYWLNADREGALSDVGKQQRPLTEIEMELARVKRELAQVKMERDF from the coding sequence ATGAAAAGAATTCCCAATGCAGTTTACACAAAGGAGTTCAGAGAGGAAGCGGTGAAGATGGTTACGGAAGGAGGGCTGAGCGTGTCGGAAGTAGGACGCAGGTTATCGGTTTCTTCCTCGACGATACGATACTGGCTTAATGCAGACAGAGAAGGTGCATTATCAGACGTCGGTAAACAACAGAGACCTCTCACAGAGATAGAGATGGAACTTGCCCGTGTAAAGCGTGAACTGGCTCAGGTGAAGATGGAGCGTGATTTCTT